The following coding sequences lie in one Euhalothece natronophila Z-M001 genomic window:
- a CDS encoding mechanosensitive ion channel family protein, whose product MRIVFSTTNYCYNLCLFTNIFLETDSSSLDAAESMLELLEQVNRLTSGKSFTISPLSLLLGGFILLTILLVFLLPRLIRFLVTRFLPLELREAYQQIFVPYQRWIVLSFFLSIGDIIILLIPDKPIWLYISEFFLGAAIAFNTCFLAFALFNKFFGGYLLDLALRGQRNANSELLAFIKFVANTLIILIVIFIFAEIHDLGLTGLIASISVGGVAIAFASQKVVEQILWTILIYLDRPFVVDDYIHLQDGTFGRVEAIGWRSSKIRLSGKGTLMVIPNSMLTQMSIENLSGAQKIISLLNIFFQRDIPEQEKALVRQIILDSTKDIYGIDHRLTEVNFRNNDQSGKVQAQVTFFVLGSGSTALEIRTQLLDAARRNISKRLKDYGIGFEISEKPINVDSPMNI is encoded by the coding sequence ATGAGAATTGTGTTCAGCACTACTAATTATTGCTATAACCTTTGTTTGTTTACGAATATCTTTCTAGAAACTGATTCTTCTTCTCTAGATGCAGCGGAATCGATGCTGGAGTTGCTAGAACAGGTTAATCGCCTTACTTCTGGAAAGTCTTTTACGATTAGCCCTCTCTCCCTTTTATTAGGGGGATTTATCCTTCTTACTATTTTACTGGTTTTTCTGTTGCCAAGGCTAATTCGCTTTTTAGTGACTCGGTTTTTACCTTTGGAGTTAAGAGAAGCCTACCAACAGATTTTTGTCCCCTATCAACGCTGGATTGTTTTATCCTTCTTTCTCTCGATTGGGGATATTATTATATTATTAATCCCTGATAAACCGATTTGGCTTTATATTAGTGAGTTTTTCTTAGGAGCCGCGATCGCGTTTAATACTTGTTTTCTCGCCTTTGCCCTTTTTAATAAGTTTTTTGGCGGCTATCTTCTTGATTTGGCGCTGAGAGGTCAACGTAACGCCAACAGTGAGTTATTAGCCTTCATTAAATTTGTTGCTAATACCCTAATTATTCTCATTGTAATCTTTATTTTTGCCGAAATTCACGATCTGGGGCTAACAGGGTTAATTGCCAGTATTAGTGTCGGTGGTGTTGCCATTGCCTTTGCTTCCCAAAAAGTTGTCGAGCAAATTTTATGGACGATTTTAATTTATCTAGATCGTCCTTTTGTGGTTGATGATTATATTCACCTCCAAGATGGCACATTTGGTCGCGTGGAGGCGATTGGTTGGCGTTCGAGTAAAATTCGTCTTTCTGGGAAAGGCACGCTCATGGTAATTCCCAATAGTATGCTCACGCAAATGTCAATTGAGAATTTGTCGGGCGCACAGAAAATTATCAGTCTCCTCAATATCTTCTTTCAGCGAGATATTCCTGAGCAAGAAAAAGCCTTGGTTCGTCAAATTATCCTCGATAGTACCAAGGATATTTATGGCATTGATCACCGATTAACGGAAGTCAACTTTCGGAATAATGATCAATCCGGAAAAGTACAGGCTCAGGTAACCTTCTTTGTTCTAGGTTCAGGCTCCACAGCACTTGAAATTCGGACACAACTGTTAGATGCCGCCCGACGTAACATTAGCAAACGCCTGAAAGATTATGGCATTGGTTTCGAGATTAGCGAAAAACCCATCAATGTCGATTCACCTATGAATATTTAG
- a CDS encoding Gfo/Idh/MocA family protein gives MIRIGIIGTGFAAKKRAEAFIEDDRAQVMAVCGHNSENLRAFCKDYSLQGVDSPQALIENPDIDLVVICNINAEHGSLAQAALEADKHVVVEYPLALSPEQAQHNIKLAKHKNKLLHVEHIELLGGLHNAIREWLPAIGESFYARYSTINPQNPAPDKWSYNKQLFGFPFSAALSRFHRFTDLFGSVNAVSCYTRYWERENRDQYRACLNNAQLRFQSGLVADVIYGKGEVFSQPNRLFEIHGDKGTLIFDGNDGKLVRGGEETPIEVGSRRGLFAKDTGYVLDYLTTGTPLYMNVESSYYATRVANAARIAADTGKIIALQ, from the coding sequence ATGATTCGTATTGGTATTATTGGCACTGGATTTGCTGCAAAAAAACGCGCCGAAGCCTTCATAGAAGACGATCGCGCTCAAGTAATGGCTGTTTGCGGACATAATTCCGAGAACCTGAGAGCTTTTTGCAAAGATTACTCCCTACAAGGGGTGGACTCCCCACAAGCGCTAATCGAAAATCCTGACATTGATTTAGTGGTAATTTGCAACATTAATGCGGAACATGGCTCTTTAGCCCAAGCCGCCCTAGAAGCTGACAAGCACGTAGTTGTGGAATATCCCCTTGCCTTAAGCCCAGAGCAAGCCCAACATAACATCAAACTGGCAAAACACAAAAATAAACTGCTTCATGTGGAACACATTGAACTATTAGGGGGGTTACATAACGCGATTCGGGAGTGGCTACCAGCCATTGGGGAAAGTTTCTATGCTCGTTATAGTACCATTAACCCACAAAACCCTGCCCCTGATAAGTGGAGCTACAATAAGCAATTATTTGGTTTTCCCTTTAGTGCCGCTTTATCCCGTTTTCATCGCTTTACTGATTTATTTGGTAGTGTCAATGCTGTTAGCTGTTACACCCGTTACTGGGAGAGAGAAAACCGAGATCAATATCGGGCTTGTCTCAATAATGCCCAGTTACGATTTCAATCAGGTTTAGTTGCTGATGTCATTTATGGTAAGGGAGAAGTATTTTCCCAACCCAATCGCCTGTTTGAAATTCATGGCGACAAGGGAACTTTAATTTTTGATGGCAATGATGGCAAGTTAGTTCGAGGCGGTGAAGAAACCCCAATTGAGGTGGGAAGTCGTCGCGGTTTATTCGCTAAAGATACAGGCTATGTTTTAGACTATCTCACCACAGGAACTCCTCTTTATATGAACGTTGAATCAAGTTACTATGCCACAAGAGTTGCCAATGCTGCCAGAATTGCTGCTGATACTGGAAAAATTATTGCTCTCCAATAG
- a CDS encoding mechanosensitive ion channel family protein has product MNLLAFNPLQFLPEIPNPIELIQDNQTFLIELGIRLLAVIGGIILAVLISRVIPPILLWFTARSLSKEKYEEYKAFSEPFRKDLVRALTIIFINFSLTWLETYDQVYPLINFVADFAVMASTAWLISKVAKQILRVYGITVIKRVSQEVNDLILILENTLNVIIGFLAVLIFAQTKDFNLIALLTGLGIGGIAIAFAAQEALSQILATIVIYLDRPYLPGEYVRINFVAPQEDVYGRIESVGLRSTKLRISATNTLLIVPNSLMVTKDIENISRGTKVMVLFYLDFSKILEDSERALVDKVVQESVNKELFGLDPGSTQIFLFEPEDKPGTRARISLFVMGSNEESMIIRKRLVEIANQSISEQLQAQGLKFEFAEPTIYVDSPVTL; this is encoded by the coding sequence ATGAACCTACTTGCGTTTAATCCTTTACAATTTCTTCCTGAAATTCCGAATCCGATCGAGTTAATTCAAGATAACCAAACCTTTCTAATTGAACTGGGAATTCGCTTACTGGCGGTAATTGGGGGGATTATCCTTGCTGTATTAATCAGTCGGGTGATTCCCCCAATTCTGCTCTGGTTTACCGCGCGATCGCTGTCCAAAGAAAAATACGAAGAATATAAAGCCTTTAGTGAGCCTTTCCGAAAAGATTTAGTCAGGGCGCTCACCATTATTTTCATTAACTTTAGCCTGACTTGGCTCGAAACTTATGATCAGGTTTATCCGCTAATTAATTTTGTTGCCGACTTTGCGGTGATGGCGAGTACCGCTTGGTTAATCTCGAAAGTGGCGAAACAAATCCTCCGTGTTTATGGAATTACTGTCATCAAACGGGTTAGTCAGGAAGTTAATGATCTGATTCTAATTTTAGAAAATACCCTCAATGTCATCATTGGTTTTCTGGCGGTTCTCATTTTCGCGCAAACTAAAGATTTTAATCTTATTGCTCTGTTAACAGGATTAGGAATTGGGGGCATCGCGATCGCGTTTGCCGCCCAAGAAGCCCTATCCCAAATTCTTGCCACAATTGTCATTTACTTAGATCGCCCCTATCTACCAGGGGAGTACGTTCGTATTAACTTTGTCGCTCCTCAAGAAGATGTTTATGGGCGCATTGAGTCAGTTGGGTTACGTTCTACTAAACTTCGTATTTCTGCCACCAATACCTTATTGATTGTCCCGAATTCACTCATGGTAACCAAAGACATCGAAAATATTTCACGGGGAACCAAAGTTATGGTTCTGTTTTATCTAGATTTTTCAAAAATCTTAGAAGACTCAGAACGGGCGTTAGTGGATAAAGTGGTTCAAGAAAGTGTGAATAAAGAACTATTTGGCTTAGATCCAGGGAGTACCCAAATTTTTCTCTTTGAACCAGAAGACAAACCGGGGACGCGGGCACGTATTAGTTTGTTTGTAATGGGTTCTAACGAAGAGTCAATGATTATTCGCAAGCGTTTAGTTGAAATTGCCAATCAGTCCATTAGTGAGCAATTACAAGCTCAGGGATTAAAGTTTGAATTTGCCGAACCAACCATCTATGTCGATTCACCTGTCACCCTTTAA
- a CDS encoding SufE family protein, whose amino-acid sequence MSSSASSLPQRLDKIVQRFKRRSDPKQKYQQLLWYAKKLEAMPEEAKIPENKVSGCVSQVYITASLENGKVKFLGDSDAQLVKGLVAFLIDGLNDLPPEEIVEVSPDFIEETGLKVSLTPSRANGFYNIFQTMKKKALGFQMAQQN is encoded by the coding sequence ATGTCTTCCAGTGCATCCTCTTTACCTCAGAGACTAGACAAAATTGTACAACGTTTTAAGCGTCGCAGCGATCCCAAACAGAAGTATCAGCAGTTGCTTTGGTATGCGAAAAAATTGGAGGCGATGCCAGAAGAGGCAAAAATTCCTGAGAATAAAGTATCAGGTTGTGTCTCCCAAGTGTATATTACAGCGAGCTTGGAAAATGGGAAAGTCAAGTTTTTAGGAGATTCTGATGCCCAATTAGTAAAGGGCTTAGTGGCTTTCTTGATTGATGGATTAAATGATTTACCGCCCGAAGAGATTGTTGAGGTTTCCCCTGATTTTATTGAAGAGACGGGCTTAAAAGTTAGTCTGACTCCCTCGCGGGCAAATGGATTTTATAATATCTTCCAAACCATGAAAAAGAAAGCTTTAGGGTTTCAAATGGCACAACAAAATTAA
- a CDS encoding TVP38/TMEM64 family protein, producing the protein MNNTLKYTGIAVIVTTLIVSTQFIDFQGLLTNTLQWIDDLGPLAAIVFIAIYMIATVLFFPASILTLGAGVVFGVVLGSIYVFIAASIGASLAFLVGRYVARGWVEKQIEGNPRFKSIDQAVAEEGMKIVLLTRLSPVFPFNLLNYAYGLTKVSFKDYVLGTLGILPGTIMFVYVGSLAGNLATIGAEEVETPGGVEWAIRIIGLLATVGVTIYVTKIARKALNQRIEPEASAE; encoded by the coding sequence ATGAATAATACACTAAAATATACAGGAATTGCCGTGATTGTTACCACTTTAATTGTTTCCACTCAGTTCATTGATTTTCAAGGACTACTCACTAATACCTTGCAATGGATTGATGATTTAGGACCATTGGCTGCTATTGTTTTTATAGCTATTTATATGATAGCAACGGTGTTATTTTTCCCCGCTTCTATTTTAACCTTGGGGGCGGGAGTTGTCTTTGGCGTTGTTCTTGGTTCAATTTATGTTTTTATTGCTGCTAGTATTGGTGCAAGTTTAGCCTTTTTAGTGGGAAGATATGTTGCTCGCGGTTGGGTAGAAAAACAAATTGAGGGAAATCCTCGATTTAAATCTATTGACCAAGCAGTTGCAGAAGAGGGGATGAAAATTGTCTTACTAACTCGTTTATCTCCTGTGTTCCCTTTTAATCTTTTAAATTATGCCTATGGGCTAACAAAAGTTTCTTTCAAAGATTATGTTTTAGGGACTTTGGGCATTTTACCAGGAACCATTATGTTTGTTTATGTTGGTTCTCTCGCAGGGAATTTAGCAACAATTGGCGCAGAAGAGGTAGAAACTCCAGGTGGTGTTGAATGGGCAATTCGTATTATTGGTCTTTTAGCAACAGTGGGGGTTACTATTTATGTGACAAAAATTGCTAGAAAAGCCCTTAATCAAAGAATTGAACCTGAAGCCTCTGCAGAATGA
- the arsS gene encoding arsenosugar biosynthesis radical SAM (seleno)protein ArsS (Some members of this family are selenoproteins.): MISTHTNHKANLTPFAEKLNSPLTKQQIKVLQINLGRKCNLACTHCHVEASPKRTEELSPEICEQIIQLIRRFPQIETVDLTGGAPEMNYGFRPIVEAAREQNKEVIVRSNLTVYFEPNFKDIPEYCAKHKTRIVASLPCYLEDNVDKQRGAGVYNDSIQALQWLNQLGYGHDPNLILDLVYNPPVPITEEQFTLPPQQEKLEKDYQVYLQEHFGIQFNNLFTITNLPIGRIKDFLHRYQLHQSYLKFLEDNYNPATVSNVMCRDELSVDYLGNIYDCDFNQMENVPAKTAEGENITVQKLLEFDNLDVIKTIQTRPYCYGCTAGSGSSCGGALLS, from the coding sequence TTGATTTCTACTCATACCAACCATAAAGCTAACTTGACTCCCTTTGCTGAAAAACTTAATTCTCCCCTAACTAAACAGCAAATTAAAGTTCTACAAATTAATTTAGGGCGAAAATGTAACCTTGCTTGCACCCATTGTCATGTGGAAGCTAGCCCTAAGCGTACCGAAGAACTTTCCCCCGAAATTTGTGAACAAATTATTCAGTTGATCCGCCGTTTTCCTCAAATTGAAACCGTTGACTTAACAGGTGGTGCGCCAGAAATGAACTATGGTTTTCGTCCCATTGTCGAAGCCGCAAGAGAACAAAATAAAGAAGTTATTGTTCGTTCTAACTTAACCGTTTACTTTGAACCAAATTTCAAAGACATTCCCGAATATTGCGCTAAACATAAAACTCGAATTGTGGCTTCTCTTCCTTGCTATTTAGAAGATAATGTCGATAAACAAAGAGGGGCTGGGGTTTATAATGATTCTATTCAAGCCCTCCAATGGTTAAATCAATTAGGATATGGTCACGACCCAAACTTAATCCTAGATTTAGTTTATAATCCACCTGTTCCCATTACTGAAGAGCAATTTACATTACCTCCTCAACAGGAAAAACTAGAAAAGGATTATCAAGTTTATCTTCAAGAACATTTTGGCATTCAATTTAATAATCTGTTCACCATTACTAACCTTCCCATTGGTCGCATTAAAGACTTTTTACATCGTTATCAGCTACATCAGTCTTATCTCAAGTTTTTGGAAGATAACTATAATCCAGCAACGGTTTCTAATGTTATGTGTCGGGATGAATTATCCGTTGATTATTTAGGCAATATTTATGACTGCGACTTTAATCAAATGGAAAATGTCCCTGCAAAAACAGCAGAAGGTGAAAATATAACTGTTCAAAAATTATTAGAATTTGACAACTTAGATGTCATCAAAACTATTCAAACTCGCCCCTATTGCTATGGCTGCACCGCTGGAAGTGGCTCTAGTTGTGGCGGTGCATTACTGAGTTAA
- a CDS encoding Uma2 family endonuclease produces MTNLITQSLTLEEFLSRPETKPACEYINGKIKQKPLPQGEHSLLQGKLCETINQATNSNQIAYAFPELRCTFGGRSIVPNLVVFRWDRIPLTPSRKIANRIETFPDWSIEILSPPQSSMRVLDNLLHCSQQGTELGWLIDPDEETVLVVFSDQRVQLFKEKNILPSLQGVNLNLSPENLFNWLRF; encoded by the coding sequence ATGACAAATTTGATCACGCAATCATTAACTTTAGAAGAATTTTTAAGTCGTCCCGAAACGAAACCGGCTTGTGAATATATTAACGGGAAAATTAAACAGAAACCATTGCCCCAAGGAGAACATAGTTTATTACAAGGGAAGTTATGTGAAACCATTAATCAAGCGACTAATTCTAATCAAATTGCTTATGCGTTTCCAGAGTTACGTTGCACTTTTGGCGGCCGATCTATTGTGCCTAATCTAGTGGTTTTTCGTTGGGATAGAATTCCCTTAACCCCTTCTCGAAAAATTGCCAATCGTATTGAGACTTTTCCAGACTGGTCAATTGAGATTTTATCACCGCCTCAAAGTTCCATGAGGGTTTTAGATAATCTTCTTCATTGTTCACAACAGGGAACGGAGTTAGGTTGGCTAATTGATCCCGACGAGGAAACGGTTTTAGTTGTATTTAGTGACCAACGGGTTCAGTTATTTAAAGAGAAAAATATTCTCCCTAGCTTACAAGGAGTTAATTTAAATTTAAGCCCTGAAAATTTGTTTAATTGGTTACGGTTTTAG
- a CDS encoding TIGR02652 family protein produces the protein MDPALHYPIFGAEIQCPHCRQTIPALTLTDTYLCPRHGAFEADPKTEELVHLQSGRCWRMWEGEWYRQHTHPDGIRFEIHEALDRLYTEGYRATRVIIARRYKDLVSSYLEKHRSRWGVINFDLEKEQGVPVRYPYFRLFE, from the coding sequence ATGGATCCAGCTTTACACTACCCAATTTTTGGGGCGGAAATTCAATGTCCTCACTGTCGTCAGACAATTCCAGCCCTAACTTTAACGGATACCTATTTATGTCCGCGTCATGGGGCGTTTGAAGCGGATCCGAAAACAGAAGAGTTAGTACATTTACAATCAGGGCGCTGTTGGCGCATGTGGGAGGGGGAATGGTATCGACAACATACCCATCCTGATGGAATTCGGTTTGAAATTCACGAAGCATTAGATCGCCTTTATACAGAAGGGTATCGTGCCACTAGAGTAATCATTGCTAGGCGTTATAAAGATTTGGTAAGTTCTTATCTAGAGAAGCATCGATCTCGCTGGGGCGTGATTAACTTTGATCTAGAAAAAGAACAGGGTGTTCCTGTACGCTATCCCTATTTCCGATTGTTTGAGTAA
- a CDS encoding DUF554 domain-containing protein: MLVDFWFKTSGTWINVITVVIGTIVGVSLRQKLPSRIKQIIPQGIGLLTLWLGISMTEELSNVEVNRVPGVILGLIAIALGGALGEWWGLEEKLNGIGDWLQKHLRHSGQFTEGFVATSILFCVGPVALIGSINNGLLGDNTLLVLKAMMDGFASIPFASRYGIGVGFSSLVIIIYQGGVSLLAGVFATGMDNPETDPRLLLITGIGGLMILGIGLNLLEIAKVRVASFLPALVIAPILYQLIAWF, translated from the coding sequence ATGCTAGTGGATTTCTGGTTTAAAACCAGTGGAACATGGATTAATGTTATTACTGTTGTCATCGGAACAATTGTTGGCGTTTCCCTAAGACAAAAACTTCCCTCTAGAATTAAACAGATTATTCCGCAAGGCATTGGCTTATTAACCCTTTGGCTAGGGATTTCGATGACAGAAGAATTATCGAATGTGGAAGTAAATCGGGTTCCGGGAGTAATTTTAGGGTTAATCGCGATCGCGCTAGGAGGGGCATTAGGAGAATGGTGGGGGTTAGAAGAAAAACTCAATGGGATCGGAGACTGGTTACAAAAGCATTTGCGTCATTCGGGACAATTTACAGAAGGATTTGTTGCCACTAGTATTTTATTTTGTGTGGGACCGGTTGCCCTGATTGGCAGTATTAATAATGGGCTTTTAGGGGATAATACATTATTAGTCTTAAAAGCCATGATGGATGGATTTGCGTCTATTCCCTTTGCTAGTCGTTATGGAATTGGGGTTGGTTTTTCTAGTTTAGTAATTATTATTTATCAGGGGGGAGTCTCCTTGCTTGCGGGGGTTTTTGCAACGGGGATGGATAACCCAGAAACTGATCCGCGTTTACTTTTAATTACAGGAATTGGGGGACTAATGATTCTCGGAATTGGTTTAAATTTGTTGGAAATTGCTAAAGTTCGCGTAGCAAGTTTTCTGCCGGCATTAGTGATTGCACCCATTTTATACCAGTTAATTGCTTGGTTTTAA
- a CDS encoding efflux RND transporter periplasmic adaptor subunit, producing the protein MQFLKFDKINRSFLWLVAIVTVGASTVAITTYLITRGRQDYNLEELTVTVERQNLQLQIEASGTVQPLQSVNMSPKTAGRIEELYVEQGDAVERGEAIARMEDQQLQAQVEQAQANLEEALAQLAQARAGSRSEEIEQANASLQQAQARLSEAQARIPENLNQLQSQVEAAQSRYELAQQRLNRNETLLAEGAISQDRFDELRSEYRNAEANLGEARQRLQQARNTDRPEIERLQAEVAQARANLQQVQSGSRQEEIERLEAAVRSARGRLREAEIQREDTIIRAPFTGIISQKYATEGSFVTPTTSASSTAAATSTSIVALANGLEVLAKVPEIDVTSLEAGQLVEIIADAFPDQRFEGQIQLIAPEAVVEDNVTSFEVKIELLSGLEQLRSGMNVDVTFLGDETEALVIPTVAVVTQDGETGVMVLNEEEEPEFQPVTLGSTIENQTQVLDGLEERDRVFIDLPQEFMSNR; encoded by the coding sequence ATGCAATTCCTTAAATTTGATAAAATAAACCGCTCCTTCCTATGGTTAGTCGCAATTGTTACTGTTGGTGCTTCTACAGTTGCCATTACTACTTATCTTATTACCCGAGGGAGACAAGATTATAACTTAGAAGAGCTAACTGTTACCGTAGAACGTCAAAACTTGCAATTGCAAATTGAGGCTAGTGGAACGGTTCAACCTCTCCAAAGTGTTAATATGAGCCCTAAAACAGCCGGACGTATTGAAGAACTCTATGTGGAACAGGGAGACGCTGTTGAGAGAGGAGAAGCAATCGCTCGTATGGAAGATCAGCAGCTACAAGCCCAAGTAGAGCAAGCCCAAGCCAATTTGGAAGAAGCCTTAGCTCAGTTAGCGCAAGCCAGAGCAGGTTCTCGTTCTGAAGAGATTGAACAAGCCAATGCTAGTTTACAACAAGCTCAAGCGCGACTTTCTGAAGCCCAAGCTCGGATTCCTGAAAATCTTAATCAATTACAGTCTCAGGTAGAAGCGGCGCAGTCACGATATGAATTAGCCCAACAACGTCTAAATCGGAATGAAACTTTACTCGCAGAAGGGGCAATTTCTCAAGATCGCTTTGATGAGTTACGCAGTGAGTATCGTAATGCCGAAGCAAATCTCGGTGAAGCCCGTCAACGCCTCCAACAAGCGAGAAATACAGATCGCCCCGAAATTGAACGTCTGCAAGCAGAAGTCGCCCAAGCCCGAGCCAATTTGCAACAGGTACAAAGTGGGAGTCGCCAAGAAGAAATTGAGCGTTTAGAAGCTGCGGTTCGTTCAGCAAGAGGACGTTTACGAGAGGCGGAAATCCAACGGGAAGATACTATAATTAGAGCTCCCTTTACTGGCATTATCTCTCAAAAATATGCCACAGAAGGCTCATTTGTTACCCCTACTACCTCGGCATCGAGTACGGCCGCGGCTACTTCTACTTCCATTGTTGCTCTTGCTAACGGGCTAGAAGTCTTGGCAAAAGTGCCAGAAATTGATGTTACTTCCCTAGAAGCAGGACAATTAGTGGAGATCATTGCCGATGCTTTTCCTGATCAGCGCTTTGAGGGTCAAATTCAGTTAATTGCTCCAGAAGCGGTGGTGGAGGATAATGTTACTTCCTTTGAGGTTAAAATTGAGCTACTGTCTGGGTTAGAGCAATTACGCTCAGGTATGAATGTCGATGTGACGTTTTTAGGAGACGAAACTGAGGCTTTGGTGATTCCTACGGTGGCAGTGGTTACTCAAGATGGGGAAACAGGCGTTATGGTCCTTAATGAAGAGGAAGAACCTGAGTTTCAACCGGTGACTTTGGGATCAACTATTGAAAATCAGACTCAAGTTTTGGACGGCTTAGAAGAGCGCGATCGCGTTTTTATTGATTTACCACAGGAATTTATGTCTAATCGTTAA
- a CDS encoding mechanosensitive ion channel family protein produces the protein MDQITSFLMGFLTRLQRQFFNEEAQAFLVDFSITFLIFVLLLFLSIIIGRYVSLKIVRLVIQRFFPSQVTSIYDRIIQPIEHLFQLGGTFILIALSLNVLEDYQALHGFLRFFNDLGVVLSLAWLSSRLVRQIVRFYGLEIIRKLGREVDELLLVFETLINIVIGFIAALAFAQSQDINLVGLVASVGIGGLAIAFAAQKTLEQLLGTLVLYLDRPFIPGEYIRIWNFPAFPNGALGNVESIGLRSTKIRLIAKGTLIIVPNSLMANLDVVENITRSKKVMVLLFLDFVRPLKQEEEALVEQVIKESTNALFGIDPGSTRITLLQPENKPGTRARVSFFILGSNENSLQLRKRLLELANDTISEKLVNYGIEFTCTEPTVYVDSPVTI, from the coding sequence ATGGATCAAATAACTTCTTTCTTGATGGGTTTCTTGACTCGCTTACAGCGACAGTTTTTCAATGAAGAAGCACAGGCTTTTTTAGTTGATTTTTCTATTACATTTCTAATTTTTGTTTTACTGTTATTTTTATCAATTATTATCGGACGCTATGTTTCTTTGAAAATTGTTCGTTTAGTTATTCAACGATTTTTTCCATCACAGGTAACCAGTATTTATGATCGGATTATTCAGCCAATTGAGCATCTTTTCCAACTTGGAGGAACATTTATTTTAATTGCTCTGTCTCTCAATGTTTTAGAGGATTATCAGGCTTTACATGGTTTCTTGCGCTTTTTTAATGATCTAGGAGTTGTGTTAAGTCTGGCTTGGTTATCCTCTCGTTTAGTGCGACAAATTGTGCGGTTTTATGGTTTAGAGATTATTCGCAAATTGGGTCGAGAAGTGGATGAGTTGTTATTAGTTTTTGAAACTTTAATTAATATCGTGATTGGGTTTATTGCTGCTCTTGCTTTTGCCCAAAGTCAAGACATTAACTTAGTGGGATTAGTGGCTAGTGTCGGAATTGGAGGACTCGCGATCGCGTTTGCCGCCCAAAAAACGTTAGAACAATTATTAGGAACATTAGTCTTATATCTAGATCGTCCGTTTATTCCAGGTGAATATATCCGTATCTGGAACTTTCCCGCATTTCCAAATGGGGCTTTGGGTAATGTAGAATCAATTGGTTTGCGGTCAACTAAAATTCGATTAATAGCAAAGGGAACGTTAATTATTGTTCCTAATTCTCTGATGGCAAATTTAGATGTGGTGGAAAATATTACTCGTAGTAAAAAAGTCATGGTGTTATTGTTTCTAGATTTTGTTCGTCCTCTGAAGCAAGAAGAAGAAGCCTTAGTGGAACAGGTAATTAAAGAAAGTACTAATGCTTTATTTGGTATTGATCCCGGTAGCACTCGTATTACTTTATTGCAACCTGAAAATAAGCCTGGAACTCGCGCTAGGGTTAGCTTTTTTATTTTAGGATCCAATGAAAATTCTTTACAACTACGAAAACGCCTATTGGAGTTAGCCAATGATACAATTAGTGAAAAGTTAGTGAATTATGGTATTGAATTTACTTGCACTGAACCCACAGTTTATGTAGATTCTCCTGTAACTATTTAA
- a CDS encoding VOC family protein — translation MHHVSIRTGNIHRAIAFYELFGFTIQERFTTGYTLACWLEGWNSRIELIQIPQPKPAPDAFHDEHYVGYYHLSFDITDYADSLPEWLNQQRSRFQQAAESNEEVSPLTVLLEPTQQMIGETVYEVAFIADADGLPLEIIRNQGKP, via the coding sequence ATGCACCACGTTTCCATTCGTACCGGCAATATTCACCGCGCGATCGCGTTTTATGAGTTATTTGGCTTCACGATTCAAGAACGATTTACCACTGGTTATACCCTTGCTTGTTGGCTAGAAGGTTGGAATTCTCGTATTGAGTTGATTCAAATTCCACAACCAAAACCTGCCCCCGATGCGTTTCATGATGAACATTATGTGGGGTATTATCATCTTTCCTTTGATATTACTGACTATGCCGATAGCTTGCCAGAATGGTTAAATCAGCAGCGATCGCGCTTTCAACAAGCAGCAGAAAGTAATGAGGAAGTTTCTCCCCTCACAGTGTTACTGGAACCCACTCAGCAAATGATCGGGGAAACAGTTTATGAAGTTGCTTTTATTGCAGATGCTGATGGTTTACCCTTAGAGATCATTCGCAATCAAGGGAAGCCTTAG